The genome window GCCAGTAAGGAGATAAGCCTTTGACGGTCAAGATGATTTACGTGACAGCCTCCGATCGGGAGGAGGCCATGGCCTTGGCTCGTAGCCTGGTGGAAGAGAGGCTGGTGGCCTGCGCCAATGTGATGGACGGCGTCACCTCGGTCTATTGGTGGGAGGGCAAGGTCTGCGAGGGACCCGAGGCGGTGTTGATCTGCAAGACGCGGGCGGAATTGGTGGAATCCGTGATCGCGCGGGTGCGTGAACGGCACTCCTATGCCTGCCCCTGCGTGGTTGCCTTGCCAATCGAGGCGGGCAATCCCGCCTATCTGGATTGGATCAAGACCGAGACAGGCGGGTGAGCTAGCGGGGCAGCCAGACCGAAGCCATGGCCTGGGCGGCGATGCCTTCGCGGCGGCCGGTGAAGCCCAGACCTTCCGTGGTGGTGGCCTTGACGCTGACCCGGTCTTGGGAAATCCCCAGGATTTCCGCCACCCTGGCCGCCATGGCGGCGCGGTGGGGGCCCACTTTGGGCCGCTCGCAGATGATGGTGACATCCACATTGACGATGCGCCCGCCCTTGGCGGTGACCAGCGAGCCCGCATGGGCCAGGAACTGGTCCGAGGCCGCGCCCTTCCATTTAGGATCGGTGGGGGGGAAGTGATGGCCGATATCACCGGCCGAGATGGCGCCCAGCACCGCGTCGGTAAGCGCGTGCAGGGAGACGTCGGCATCGGAATGGCCTTCCAGGCCCGCTTCATGAGGAATCTCGACGCCGCACAGCCACACGCTTTTCTTGGCGGGGTCGAAGCGGTGCACGTCATAGCCCGAGGCCGAACGGACCTCGCCGGGGCCGTCGAATAAGCGGCGCGCCCGCTCAAGATCGGCGCTGGTGGTGATCTTGACGTTGTCTTCCGCGCCGTTCACCAGTTCCACCGCCAGACCGGCCTTTTCCGCCACGGCGGCGTCATCGGTCAGTTCATTGCCGATCACCGCCTGGTGAGCGGCAATGATATCGGCATAGCGGAATCCCTGGGGAGTCTGGGCGCGGAACAGATTGGAGCGATCCACCGTGTCGGCCACGAAACCGTCCTGGCCTCGTTTCAGCGTATCGGCCACCGGCACAACAGGAAGGGCACCGGGGTGGTTGTCGAGCGCGCGGATGACCCGGCCGATGGTGCCGTGATCGATGAAGGGCCGCGCCCCGTCGTGGATCAACACATTGGCGGGAGCCAGATCCTTCAGGCTTTCCAGGCCCAGACGCACGCTGTCCTGGCGAGTGGCGCCGCCATGGACCGGTTCCAGCAGGTTGAGACCGGCTGCGGCCATGTCGTAGAGCTGGCGGTCGTCGGGATGGATGACGGCGCGCACGGCGGCAATCTCGGGATTGGTGGCGAAGGCTGCCAGGGTGTGGCGCAGCACCATGCGTCCGGCCAGATCATGGTATTGCTTGGGCAGGTCGCCGCCGAACCGCCGTCCGCGCCCCGCCGCCACCACCAGCACAACCGTCTTGGCCATTTGCGATCTCCCATGAAAAGCGGGCGACAGACTATGCGAGACGTCGCGTGCTGTCACCCCTTTGCGGCTTCGCAAAGGATGGTATAGTCCGCTCATGTCGTCCCTGGCTCTCAATATTGTCGCCCTCGTGGCGCTGCTTCCCGCCGCGCTGGTGGCCCTTCGCGCCGGCGAGGGGCGGAGCGTGCAGTTCCGCCTTTGCCTGGCTCTGGCGGCCCTGGGGCCGTCTTTGTGGGCCCTTACCCTGATGGGTGGGCAGTGGCAGACCAGTCTGTCGGCCGCGCTTTGGGTCTCCATCGCCGCGACCGCCGCCCTATTCGCCGCCCTGGCCCAGACCACGGGGCAGGGATGGCGGCTTGCACCGCTGCTGATGCCGTTTCTCGCCGCGCTCGGTCTTCTGGCCTCCCTGGTCCAGTGGGTGGAGGCGCCGTCGCAGCTCAGTACTCAGGTGCCTGCCGCCTGGCTGGACATCCACATTGTCGTTTCGGTTCTGACCTATGCCTTGCTGACTTTGGCGGCGGTGGCCTCGCTGGCCACCTTCCTGCAGGAGCGCGCTTTGAAGCGCAAGGCGCCGACCCAGCTGACCCGGATGCTCCCCAGCGTCGCCGACAGTGAGACCCTGGCCGGACGCCTGCTGTTGGCCTCGGAAGTGGTGCTGGGCCTGGGGCTGGTCACCGGCATGGCCACCCAGTATTTCGAGACGGGAACCCTGCTGGCCCTGTCTCACAAGATCCTGCTGTCGCTGCTGGCCTTCGTCCTGATCGGGCTGCTGCTCGTCGGGCACAGGGTCTGTGGCGTGCGTGGACGGGTGGCGGCCCGCGTGGTGTTGCTGTCCTATCTTTTGCTGACCTTGGCCTATCCGGGGGTCAAATTCGTGACCCAGGTCCTGCTGTCTTAAGAGCCTGCTTTTTTAGCAGGCAGCTTTTGCCGTTGCATTATGCGGCATCTGCATAATAAATACGCAGCCATGGCTCAGTATACACGCAAGACCATCTCCATCGGATCGGTGACCCTGGATAATCCGGTTATCCTGGCCCCCATGGCGGGTGTTACCGACATGCCCAATCGCAGGCTGGTCAAGCGGCTCGGCGCGGGTCTGGTCGTGTCGGAAATGATCGCCAGCCAGGCCATGATCCGCCAGAACCGCCAGACCATGCAGATGGCCCAACACACCGCCGAGGAATTCCCCATGTCGGTGCAACTGGCCGGTTGCGAACCCAAGGTCATGGCCGAGGCCGCCAAGCTGAACCAGGATCTGGGCGTGGCCATCATCGACATCAATATGGGCTGTCCGGTCAAGAAGGTCGCCTTGAAGGGCGAGGCCGGATCGGCCCTGATGCGCAACGAGAACCTGGCGGCCCGCATCATGAGCGCCGTGGTCAAGGCGGTGGATATTCCCGTCACCTTGAAAATGCGCACCGGCTGGGACATGAACAGCCGCAACGCCCCCAGTCTAGCCCGTGTCGCCGAGGAATGCGGCATCCGCATGGTCACCGTGCATGGCCGCACCCGAAACCAGATGTATACAGGCCAGGCCGACTGGGCCTTCATCGGCGAGGTCAAGCGGGCGGTGTCCATTCCGGTGATCGGCAATGGCGATGTGGAAAGCATCGATGATGCCGTCCGTATGCTGGAACTGTCCGACGCCGATGGCGTTATGATCGGCCGCGGCACCTATGGGCGTCCGTGGCTGCCGGGGCAGGTGGCTCATTTCCTGGCCACGGGCGAGCGGCTCCCCGATCCTTCGCGGGCGGAGCAATTGGAGATCATGCTGGGGCATCTGGACGCCATGCTATCCCATTACGGATCCGAACCGGGGGTGCGCATCGCCCGTAAGCACGTGGCCTGGTATTCCAAGGGATTGCCAGGTTCGGCCGAGTTCCGGGCCGAAATCAACCGCACAAACGACCCGGCGATCATGCGTCAGTCCATCATCGACTTCTACGCCCCCATCTTGGAAAAGGCCGCCGCCTGATGCCCATTCCCATCGTCTCGGCCTTGAAGCGCGGATTGTCCGGCTCCACCTTCGATCCGACCTCGGTCCTGAGCGCGCTCGGTTCCGCCGTGGTGGCCGTGGACAGGCAGAACGTCATCCGTTACGCCAATGGTGCGGCAGAGCAGTTGTTCGCCTGTGGCGCCGCCTATATGGTCGGCCAGTCCGTCACGGATTTTCTGCCGCCCGATTCACCGCTGCTGGCGCTGGTCACTCAGGCTCGCGACGGCAATTTCTCGGTCGCCGAATACGGCGTCACCCTCGACACGCCACGCACCGGTCACCGCACCGTCACGGTGCAGATCGCTCCCATCATCGAGATGCCCGGCGCGGTGGTGATCAGCCTTCACGAGCAGTCCATCGCTCTGAAGATCGGCTCGCAGCTGACCAGTCGCAATGCGGCGCGGTCGGTGAGCGCCATGGCCGCCATCTTAGCCCACGAGGTCAAGAATCCCCTGTCCGGCATCCGGGGCGCCGCCCAATTGCTTGAGCAGAATGCCGGAGAGGACGACCGGGTTCTGACCCGGCTGATCTGTGACGAGGCGGACCGCATCGTGGCCCTGGTCGACCGCATGGAGGCCTTCTCGGACAATCCCACCGTGGAGCGCAGCGCCGTCAACATCCATCGGGTGCTGGAACATGTGCGCCGCATCTCCGAGGCCGGATTCGCCCGCTCGGTGCGGATCATCGAGAATTACGATCCTTCGCTGCCGCCGGTCTTGGGAGATCGCGACCAACTGGTCCAGGTCTTCCTCAATCTGGTGAAGAACGCCGCCGAGGCGGTGCCGGAGGAGGGCGGCGAGATCATCCTGTCCACCGGGTATCAGCACGGCGTCCGTCTGGCCCTGCCGGGCAGCGAGACGCGCCGCCACCTGCCTTTGGTGGTGAGCATCCAAGATAACGGCCCCGGAATCCCCGAGGATCTGAAGCCCAACCTGTTCGACGCCTTCGTCACCACCAAGACATCGGGCAGCGGGTTGGGCTTGGCCCTGGTGGCCAAGATCATCGGCGATCATGGCGGCGTGATTGAATTCGACAGCGTACCGAGGCGGACCATTTTCCGGGTGATGCTGCCCATGGTCCAGGATGGGGACGGCAAGTGAGCACCATGACAACCACCACCACGGCCACAATTCTGGTGGCCGATGACGATCGGGGCATCCGCACGGTACTGTCCCAGGCTTTGGGCCGGGCGGGCTACGAGGTGCGGACCACCGGCAATGCCTCGACCCTGTGGCGCTGGGTGTCGGAAGGCGAGGGCGATCTGGTGATCACCGATGTGGTGATGCCCGACGAAAGCGGGCTGGACCTGCTGCCGCGCATGAAGAAGATCCGCCCGGAACTGCGCATCATCGTCATGAGCGCCCAGAACACGCTGCTGACCGCGGTGAAGGCTACCCAGCGCGGCGCTTTCGAATACTTGCCCAAGCCCTTCGACCTCAAGGAACTGGTCAATGTGGTCGGGCGCGCCTTGTCCACGCCGCGGGCCTCTCCCACCGAGGCCGCCGCCGATGACGACGATGAAAAGCTGCCGCTGATCGGCCGATCGCCTGCCATGCAGGAGATCTACCGGACCCTGGCGCGGCTGATGAGTACCGATCTGTCGGTGATGATCACGGGCGAATCGGGCACGGGCAAGGAACTGGTGGCCCGCGCGCTGCACGATTACGGCAAGCGCCGCAACGGTCCCTTCGTGGCCATCAACATGGCGGCCATTCCGCGCGAGCTGATCGAAAGCGAGTTGTTCGGCCACGAAAAGGGCGCCTTTACCGGCGCCACCCAGCGGGCTGCCGGACGTTTCGAACAGGCCGAGGGCGGAACCTTGTTCCTGGACGAGATCGGCGACATGCCGCCCGAGGCCCAGACCCGTCTGCTGCGTGTTCTGCAAGAAGGCGAGTATACCACGGTGGGCGGGCGCACCCCCATCCGCGCCAATGTGCGCATCGTGGCCGCGACCCACCGCGATCTTACCCAACTGATCCGCCAAGGCCTGTTCCGCGAGGATCTGTTCTACCGCCTGAACGTGGTGCCCATCCGCCTGCCGCCCTTGCGCGAGCGGTCCGAGGACATTCCGGAGCTGATCCGTCATTTCCTGGCCCAGGCGGGAGCGGAGGGATTGCCGTCCAAGACCATCGACGGCCTGGCCATGGACCGGCTGCGCAAGCACCGCTGGCCGGGCAATGTGCGCGAACTGGAGAATCTGGTTCGCCGTCTGGCGGCGCTGTATTCCCAAGAAGTGATCGGCATTGAGGTTATCGAGCAGGAACTGGTGGGCGGTACGCCCCATGCCGACGCCATTTCCGGCGGGGTGGAGGGCGAGGGGCTGTCCGCTACGGTGGAGCGGCATCTGCGCGAATATTTCGGCAATCACGGCGACGGACTGCCGCCTGCCGGAGTCTACGACCGGGTGCTGCGCGAAGTGGAACGTCCCCTGGTTACCATCGCCTTGGAAGCGACGCGCGGCAATCAGATCAAGGCGGCCCATCTGCTGGGCGTCAACCGCAATACGCTTCGCAAGAAGATCAAGGACCTGGACATCCAGATCGCCCGCGGCCTCAAATAAATGGCCTTTGGTCGCCGCATACGCCATTGGGCGCGCCGGGTCGATCTGGCGCGCCGTCTGGCCTATGGCCTGACCTTCGCGTCGGTTCCGGCCATCATCGCCACGGTCTGGGTGATGGGCGGCGGCGGAGCCGGTCCCGCTGGCCCCGATCCCCGCGCCGTGCTGTCGCTGCTGGCCACCGACGGTATCTTGCTGGCCGCGCTGGGGGGCGTTGTTGGGTTCAGGGTTCTGGACGTGCTTCGGGCGCGGCGGCGCGGGGCCTCGGGGTCCAAGCTTCATCTGCGCTTCATCATGCTGTTCGCCCTGGTGGCGGTCACGCCCTCGGTACTGATGAGCGTCGGATCGACCGCCTTTTTCCGTTATGGCGTGGAAAGCTGGTTTTCCGATCGTGTCCGCACCGCGCTTCAGGCTTCGCTGGAAGTGGCGCACGCCTATCTTGAAGAACACAAGCGCATCATCGGCGGCGATGCCCTGGCCATGGCCAATGACATCAACCGCGAAGGTCCCATCCTGCTGCGCTCGCCTCAGCATTTCGCCCAGTTTGTCGGCACCCAGGCGGCCATTCGTGGCCTGACCGAGGCCATTGTCTTCGATACCCGTGGCAATATCCTGGCCCGTTCGGGATTGATTTTCGCGGTCGAGGCCAGCATCGATCAGATTCCCCGTTGGGCCCTGGACAAGGCGCGCAGCGGCGATGTGGTGGTTCTGTCGGGTTCGGGCGAGGACCGGGTCAAGGCCCTGGTCCTGCTTCAGGGGCTGTTCGGCGACACATTTTTGTATGTGGGCCGCTTCGTCGATCCTAAGGTGATCGGCCATATGGCCAAGACATCCGAGGCGGTGGCGCAATATGAGCGCTTGGAAGGGCGTCTGTCGGGTCTGGAACAGGCATTCTCCCTGATCTTCGCCATCGTGGCCTTGCTGCTGGTTCTGACCGCCATCTGGGTCGGTGTCTCCATGGCGGTGAGGCTGGCGACGCCCATCGGGCGGCTGATCGATGCGGCCGAGAAGGTGCGTTCCGGCGATCTCGACACCAGGGTGGCGGAGGATGCCGCCGACGAGATCGGTGTTCTCAGCCGTGCCTTCAACCGCATGACCCATCAGCTTTCCAGCCAGCGTCAGGATCTGGTGGACGCCAACCGCGAACTGGACGAACGCCGCCGCTTCACCGAGACGGTGCTGGCCGGTGTGTCTTCCGGCGTCATCGGCCTGGATTCGGAAGGGCGCATCCATCTTCCCAACCGTTCGGCGGGAGAGCTGATTGGCATCAACCTCGATGAGCAGGTGGGCCACGATATCCGCGAAGTCATCCCGGAATTGGCCGAACCCTTGGACGAGGCGGTCCGCCGTCCCGACAAGCTGATTCAACGCGAGGTGCGTCTGTCCTCGCCCGGCGGCCGCAGCCGAATCCTGCTGGTCCGCGTGGCCGCCGAGCGCCTCGATGCCGAAGTCATCGGCTATGTGGTGACCTTCGACGACATCACCGAGCTGGTCTCGGCCCAGCGTACCGCCGCCTGGGCTGATGTGGCCCGGCGCATCGCCCACGAAATCAAGAACCCGCTGACCCCGATCCAACTTTCTGCAGAGCGGCTAAAACGTAAATATCTCAAGGAGATACAGAGCGATCCTGAGACATACGTCAATCTGGTGGAAACCATCGTCCGCCAAGTTGGCGATATCGGCCGCATGGTCGATGAGTTCTCATCCTTCGCCCGCATGCCCGCGCCGCAGATGAAGCCCGACGA of Paramagnetospirillum magnetotacticum MS-1 contains these proteins:
- the cutA gene encoding divalent-cation tolerance protein CutA, whose amino-acid sequence is MIYVTASDREEAMALARSLVEERLVACANVMDGVTSVYWWEGKVCEGPEAVLICKTRAELVESVIARVRERHSYACPCVVALPIEAGNPAYLDWIKTETGG
- a CDS encoding bifunctional 2-C-methyl-D-erythritol 4-phosphate cytidylyltransferase/2-C-methyl-D-erythritol 2,4-cyclodiphosphate synthase, encoding MAKTVVLVVAAGRGRRFGGDLPKQYHDLAGRMVLRHTLAAFATNPEIAAVRAVIHPDDRQLYDMAAAGLNLLEPVHGGATRQDSVRLGLESLKDLAPANVLIHDGARPFIDHGTIGRVIRALDNHPGALPVVPVADTLKRGQDGFVADTVDRSNLFRAQTPQGFRYADIIAAHQAVIGNELTDDAAVAEKAGLAVELVNGAEDNVKITTSADLERARRLFDGPGEVRSASGYDVHRFDPAKKSVWLCGVEIPHEAGLEGHSDADVSLHALTDAVLGAISAGDIGHHFPPTDPKWKGAASDQFLAHAGSLVTAKGGRIVNVDVTIICERPKVGPHRAAMAARVAEILGISQDRVSVKATTTEGLGFTGRREGIAAQAMASVWLPR
- a CDS encoding cytochrome C assembly family protein — translated: MSSLALNIVALVALLPAALVALRAGEGRSVQFRLCLALAALGPSLWALTLMGGQWQTSLSAALWVSIAATAALFAALAQTTGQGWRLAPLLMPFLAALGLLASLVQWVEAPSQLSTQVPAAWLDIHIVVSVLTYALLTLAAVASLATFLQERALKRKAPTQLTRMLPSVADSETLAGRLLLASEVVLGLGLVTGMATQYFETGTLLALSHKILLSLLAFVLIGLLLVGHRVCGVRGRVAARVVLLSYLLLTLAYPGVKFVTQVLLS
- the dusB gene encoding tRNA dihydrouridine synthase DusB, which gives rise to MAQYTRKTISIGSVTLDNPVILAPMAGVTDMPNRRLVKRLGAGLVVSEMIASQAMIRQNRQTMQMAQHTAEEFPMSVQLAGCEPKVMAEAAKLNQDLGVAIIDINMGCPVKKVALKGEAGSALMRNENLAARIMSAVVKAVDIPVTLKMRTGWDMNSRNAPSLARVAEECGIRMVTVHGRTRNQMYTGQADWAFIGEVKRAVSIPVIGNGDVESIDDAVRMLELSDADGVMIGRGTYGRPWLPGQVAHFLATGERLPDPSRAEQLEIMLGHLDAMLSHYGSEPGVRIARKHVAWYSKGLPGSAEFRAEINRTNDPAIMRQSIIDFYAPILEKAAA
- a CDS encoding two-component system sensor histidine kinase NtrB, with the protein product MPIPIVSALKRGLSGSTFDPTSVLSALGSAVVAVDRQNVIRYANGAAEQLFACGAAYMVGQSVTDFLPPDSPLLALVTQARDGNFSVAEYGVTLDTPRTGHRTVTVQIAPIIEMPGAVVISLHEQSIALKIGSQLTSRNAARSVSAMAAILAHEVKNPLSGIRGAAQLLEQNAGEDDRVLTRLICDEADRIVALVDRMEAFSDNPTVERSAVNIHRVLEHVRRISEAGFARSVRIIENYDPSLPPVLGDRDQLVQVFLNLVKNAAEAVPEEGGEIILSTGYQHGVRLALPGSETRRHLPLVVSIQDNGPGIPEDLKPNLFDAFVTTKTSGSGLGLALVAKIIGDHGGVIEFDSVPRRTIFRVMLPMVQDGDGK
- the ntrC gene encoding nitrogen regulation protein NR(I), with protein sequence MTTTTTATILVADDDRGIRTVLSQALGRAGYEVRTTGNASTLWRWVSEGEGDLVITDVVMPDESGLDLLPRMKKIRPELRIIVMSAQNTLLTAVKATQRGAFEYLPKPFDLKELVNVVGRALSTPRASPTEAAADDDDEKLPLIGRSPAMQEIYRTLARLMSTDLSVMITGESGTGKELVARALHDYGKRRNGPFVAINMAAIPRELIESELFGHEKGAFTGATQRAAGRFEQAEGGTLFLDEIGDMPPEAQTRLLRVLQEGEYTTVGGRTPIRANVRIVAATHRDLTQLIRQGLFREDLFYRLNVVPIRLPPLRERSEDIPELIRHFLAQAGAEGLPSKTIDGLAMDRLRKHRWPGNVRELENLVRRLAALYSQEVIGIEVIEQELVGGTPHADAISGGVEGEGLSATVERHLREYFGNHGDGLPPAGVYDRVLREVERPLVTIALEATRGNQIKAAHLLGVNRNTLRKKIKDLDIQIARGLK
- a CDS encoding sensor histidine kinase NtrY-like is translated as MAFGRRIRHWARRVDLARRLAYGLTFASVPAIIATVWVMGGGGAGPAGPDPRAVLSLLATDGILLAALGGVVGFRVLDVLRARRRGASGSKLHLRFIMLFALVAVTPSVLMSVGSTAFFRYGVESWFSDRVRTALQASLEVAHAYLEEHKRIIGGDALAMANDINREGPILLRSPQHFAQFVGTQAAIRGLTEAIVFDTRGNILARSGLIFAVEASIDQIPRWALDKARSGDVVVLSGSGEDRVKALVLLQGLFGDTFLYVGRFVDPKVIGHMAKTSEAVAQYERLEGRLSGLEQAFSLIFAIVALLLVLTAIWVGVSMAVRLATPIGRLIDAAEKVRSGDLDTRVAEDAADEIGVLSRAFNRMTHQLSSQRQDLVDANRELDERRRFTETVLAGVSSGVIGLDSEGRIHLPNRSAGELIGINLDEQVGHDIREVIPELAEPLDEAVRRPDKLIQREVRLSSPGGRSRILLVRVAAERLDAEVIGYVVTFDDITELVSAQRTAAWADVARRIAHEIKNPLTPIQLSAERLKRKYLKEIQSDPETYVNLVETIVRQVGDIGRMVDEFSSFARMPAPQMKPDDLNDICRQAMFMQRTGNPDVEFVHHLPEGKVPVLCDGRLIGQALTNLLKNAVEAIQGREDPEAPRGRIELSLATRADRWVVTVQDNGKGLPTENRERLTEPYVTTRTKGTGLGLAIVKKIMEDHGGDLYLEDAPGGGAKIGLVFPAPEQQQTQATGETTVTHGP